Part of the Arvicanthis niloticus isolate mArvNil1 chromosome 2, mArvNil1.pat.X, whole genome shotgun sequence genome, GACTAGAAATGAACAGCAGTGTAGTGAATTGTCAGAAGTGACCTGAGATGCACCCAGCATCCAATTGGAAGGCCACTGAACCTCCCAGTTCTGACTCTTACCTTGTGTTTTCTGTGTAACTGGGTTTGGAGAGCTCTccatgaaatacacacacacacaccccattttaTTCCTCAGACCTCTTCATCTGCCTAATGAACTAGCTTTGTCTCACCACTATCACCCAGACCTTCCATCATCCTCTGAGTATAACCAGTCCCGAAGTCAATACTTCCTCCTCCCATCTAGTGTGCTGTCATGACTAGAAGTTCTTTTACTTAAAGTAAGATCAACAGAGACGGACCTAGTGGAACATGCGTATAGTCTAGGCAGAGTGAGGTGGGAAGATCTGAAGGTCAGCCttgactatacagagaaacccttacAGTGtctaaagaacaaaaacaaacctgcAGTCACAGCTACCCCAGAGTCCATACAATGAGAAAATCCACAGAATCTACTTGTCAAGTAGCTGATGACTAAAGGAAAtagtgaaaaaaatcttttagatttcttttagtGAAAAGATCTTTTAGACTTGTTCCCCAATTCTGTTGTCTCAGGCTTTGctgaggacccacatgaagtcaAGCTTCAGTGCTTAGGGACTAGTTGAGTGCTGCTGTTCGAAGTACTCTGGGAGCTGCCTGTAGCCCACATGGCCGATCTGGTGCCACTGGTCACATCTTGGCTCCAAACAAGGCTTTCTGCATAGTTGCTGCGTTGTACTTGTAGGTTGTCGTGAAGTATATATCTGCTATACATGGTCCCAAGGTACTTGTTCATAGCCTCTAACCAGAATGTCCCAGTTAGTCTACTGCTTCAGATTTGAGAGGGGAGATTCCATTTACAGACAGATCAGCATTGCGCAGTAGATAAGCACTAGTCCCCAGGAATTACTAAAGCAAAATATCACCATGGAGACATTAGCCAGATCTTGACAGAGTGGCCCTGTCCTGGACTGGGACCGGTAAGGGCGGCCAAGGACCATGATTCCAGTTAGGACAGATCAGTTAGACCGACTGAGTGGTGGGTTGCCTTCAGATCACAGTTGGAGGCATGGCGGTTCCGGAGCAGTTTAAAGCAGAATGGAGGGTGCAAATCTTATGTCCAGCACCAAGAGGGCACGTGTTAAAGAGAGATGGGACCTCAGTAGCTCTTTCCCGCTTTCCAGATCTCATTTTGTCCCCAGGCCCAGGAGTCTGGAATGACCCAGGCTCATGCATCCTCTCCCGGGCTAGGGTCTGCCTGCGGCCTCGGCAAACAGCTCCTACCTAGTACTCGGGCACCGgcccctctccccgccccccggCGTGAGCCCGCCCCTGCGCCTGTATCAGGGAGGGGCGGGGAGAGGAGAGCGGCCGGGCGGGACATCCGGCCCTGGTCCCTGGCTGCACCCCGGTAGCCTGCCACCCACCATCCCTCCCCTCCCGAGACCACTAGCCCCAGCCGCAGTCGCCTCTTCTGCAGCCTCGAGGTTGGTGAGGTCTGGCCGCAGCACCATGTTTCCCCGCCCTCTGACCCCACTGGCTGCCCCAAAAAGCGCCGAGACCCTGGGCCGCACGCCGAGGCGGGCCCCCTTGGGCAGGGCCCGGGCTGGGCTTGGGGGACCGCCCCTGCTGCTGCCGTCCATGCTGATGTTCGCAGTAATCGTGGCCTCCAGCGGACTGTTGCTCATGATCGAGCGGGGCATCCTATCGGAGATGAAACCCCTTCCCCTACACCCTCCCAGCCACAAAGGCGCGGCCTGGAGCGGGACAGATCCTAAGCCTAGAGGCCTATCCTTGTATGCTGGGGACTCGGACTTGCAAGTGAGGGAGGACATCCGAAACCGGACCTTGAGGGCCGTGTGTGGACAACCAGGCATGCCCCGAGACCCCTGGGACTTGCCGGTGGGACAGCGGCGCACCCTGCTGCGCCACATCCTCGTAAGTGACCGCTACCGCTTCCTCTACTGCTACGTCCCCAAAGTGGCCTGCTCTAACTGGAAACGCGTGCTGAAGGTGCTGGCGGGTGTCCTAAACAACGTGGATGTCCGCCTCAAGATGGACCACCGCAGTGACTTGGTGTTTCTGGCAGACCTGCGGCCTGAGGAAATTCGCTACCGTCTGCAGCACTACTTCAAGTTCCTGTTTGTGCGAGACCCCTTGGAACGCCTCCTGTCTGCTTACCGCAACAAGTTTGGAGAGATCCGAGAGTACCAGCAGCGCTATGGGGCGGAAATTGTCAGGCGCTACAGGGCTGGAGCTGGCCCCAGTCCTGCAGGAGACGATGTCACCTTCCCAGAGTTTCTGAGATATCTGGTGGATGAGGATCCTGAGCATATGAATGAGCATTGGATGCCTGTGTACCACCTGTGCCAACCATGTGCTGTGCACTACGACTTCGTGGGTTCCTATGAGAGGCTGGAGGCTGATGCCAACCAGGTGTTGGAGTGGGTGCGGGCCCCACCCCATGTACGGTTCCCAGCTCGCCAGGCCTGGTACCGGCCAGCCAGCCCAGAAAGTCTGCATTACCACCTGTGCAATGCCCCACGAGCCCTGCTTCAAGATGTGCTACCTAAGTATATCCTGGACTTCTCCCTCTTTGCTTACCCACTGCCCAATGTCACCAAGGAAGCCTGTCACCAGTGAGAGTGGGCCAGCATCTTTTGGAGTTTGGATTTAACGACACCAGCTTTGAGGAATCTTTCAGAGAAACTCCTGGGTCTGGGGCTTCCTGATTTCTCTAGGTGTATTcatatctcagtggtagagactGTCCTCGGAGGTCCTTGTCCACAGTGACTCAGAAGACAGATCTAGAAAGGAGGCCTGCTGCTTTCACTGGTGAACTGACTCCCATAGGGGCCTGTGGCATCCTTGTCTGCAGGGCACCAGTGGTTATTAAAGCCATATGTTTGATCTAAAGACTGACTCCAGGCCCCTGACTGCTGGGTCTATGCAGTCCACCTGGTCTGTTGTAATTTAACCTGTGGCCAAATCCCAAATGTGGCACTAGCCAGTACATGACCATGCCTAGGACCAATGGCTCTGACCCACATTCATCTACCCCATGGACCTCAGAACTGGAGTGAGCTGTGGTGCTTAGAAATGAAATCTGTGTTTTTCTACTCCAGACTTTAAATTTCCTCCACTTGCTACGTCTGAATCATTTTTCtacagaaagagaaactaaagTAGGGCCCTTACCTCGAAGCTCTAAGCCCAGCCCCTCAAGCCTCCAAAGACCCGTATGCCTGACCTCTTCCTAGGGCTCCTGGGGCATCTTCAACAAGCCTCCCTTCCCTACAAACCTTTTGAGactgtgtgagactgtgtgtggCCCGTGTATTTGGCTGTCACTTGTctaatgcatttatttaaaatgtgtatattttgaTAGAATCTGTGTAAGGGCTGACTTTTAATAAAGCTTTTTTGTATACAAAATGAGCCTCTCTATAATTCCCCTCAGTTCCCAATGGTGCTGGGAGACTCCTAGTACTTGTTTTCCCAGGTCAAAAGAGAAAGCTTGCAAGTAGAAGCAATAAGACAAGgaggcagtagtggcgcacgcctttaatcccagcacttgggaggcagaggcaggcggatttctgagttggaggccagcctggtctacagagtgagttccaggacagccagggctactcagagaaaccctgtctccaaaaaacaaaaacaaacaaacaaacaaacaaacaaacaacaacaaaaaaaagacaacGTAACTAAATCTGCTTAAATAAGTCCAGTGGCCCCTGTCATGCCATAAAGTCTTTTGGGACTTCTAATATGCTCACAGACTTAGTTTCTAAGATGCCATTTAAAAGGTAAGGCCTGGCAAGAATGACACCAGCCAGGGGAATGGagtgtacacacctttaatccgagacagtctctgagtttgaggccagcctggtatatacaGGGGGTTCCAGACCAGACAGGGGTACACAGTGTGGCATCAGATATATAGCACACCTATGTGGATTAGTCAGTCGTTAAAGGAAATGAGGGCTGAAGGGGTAGCTTAGTGGTTAAGTTCAGAAGGagctgagttcaagtcctagcaccCACCTCAGGTGGCTccagcctgtaactctagctccacgGACTCTTAATGGCTCTGACTTCTGtgaatacccatacacacatggtacacactacacagatatatacaatacacatgattggtttggtttggttttttttttgttgttgttgttttattttgtttttgacataGAATCCTaattctgtgtagccttggctaccctagaacttgatatatatatatatatatatatatatatatatatatatatatatatatatatatatatatatcacacacacaccaggctggcctcaaactcagagatccacatgcctctgtctcccgagtgctggaattaaagaaccaccatgcctgactaattttttttttttttttaaggttaaggtggcttctctgtagtttttgttttgagatagggttggGAGGGCTTACCATACCTAGGCTAGACTTAAAAGTACAATCCTACTGCCTTAGCCTCTGGAATTCTAGGTGCCTACCATTATGCCAGCTAGGAATACCTCTTGACCTAAGAGCCCCTACTCCAAtgttttcaaacaacaacaaaaaagggatTATTGTGTGAGCAAAGGGAGAACTGAGAATTACAAAAAGGGATTGTCAACAAGTCCCATGAGCCTCAAGGATCTCAGGAGTCCTCCATTCTTAGCTCACCCCTTGCTCTTACCTGGGGCTTATAGCAATTCCAAACCTGTATCAGCCAGTGGTGCCCTCGAAGGTGCCATTAGTGCAAAGGCAACCTAGAAAGCCCAGAGAACACGAGGTCCAGCTGTTGACTTTGCTTCATTCTGCTTAATACTGAGGAGCTCAGTTCCCTAATGTGTCATCCTGTCTTACAGAAACGGGAATCAGCCTGGAGAGCGTGAGTAGCCACCCAAAGGGTCCACCCCAGGTGTACATGCCTCTCAAgtaggagggaaaaagaaaagagcagacacacagacagatgggCCAGCTGACCACACTGGGGGATGGAGAACGTTTGTGGAAGGTGAGAGTAGACAGAAACAAGGATGAGAAAACAGGACTCACTCAGGTTGTGGGGAGAGGCCTTTAACAAAATTTCTCCACTctggtttggaaaaaaaaaaaaaaaaatgaacccagCCTAACTGGTTGGCCAAGAACACTGTTctaaaggggaaaggggagggggcaaAGTCCTTGATTGGCATATTGGTTCATGTCCACCTGGCAGAATAGGGATGCTGGGCCACAGACCATCCTGCTGGCCAGAGGTGGACAGCTGTGACATAGGAGAAGtcaagggaggagcagagagagcaACAAGACAAACAGCATTGCTGGGCCTTTTTGCTTAAGTTTTCTTTCCAGGAAATGAACTTCTGAAAAAGGTCCACAAGGAAATTGCAGAGAGTTGTGGGGCCCAACTGATTCTAGTGGGAACTGACTTTCCCTCCATGTCCAGGCCAGAGTGGGGGTGCTGCGGGCTCCGGATCACCAGGAGAACAGACTTCTCAGGACTGGACTCCAAAGCTGCATCTTCTGAGAATTTCTGCCTTTCCCTGGGTCAGCTGTGATTCCCACTCAGAACCAAACCCTCTGCTCCAGGCTGGCCCCTAGGAGAATAAGGGCTCATTTAAAAGTAACTCTACCCAGGACAACTCAGGTCCCCCGGACACAGAGTGAAGGGACTCGTGTTGTTTAACTTCTGTTACAGTGGGAGCCAAgggcagaggaaagggaaaaggccCCATAGTGTCTGGTTCTCTGAGTCTGGACCCTGACTCCACTTCGAAGCTCCAGTGCTTGTTTCTCTGCCTGTCTGAGGCGGCTGTACAGAAACTCCTCACCCTGTAGGAGGCCACACCATCCAGGACCCTGCAGGAAGCCATAATAAGGGCAGAAGAACTGCTGACCCACCTCTATGGGAGAACACAGAACCCTTACTCTTCCTAGGGGATCCAATCatgagggggggtggggggaggcagacTCCCAAGCCCACTCCTAGGATGGACCCAGAGTCTTTCTTTCTCAAGCCAGCTTCTGCCTGACCTGCTTTTCAGATTCTAAAAACAATAGTAAGTAACAATGGCTCCTCTAAGTCGTGAGAGCCTGACCAGTATGTTATATGCATTCTTTGCCATTCTTGCAACTcagtacagaaagaaaaaacatgttCCTATACTAAAGAGGAGGAAATCAAGCCTGAGGATTAAAACCTCACTCTGTTCAGTGTCTGCCTCCAGAGAGCAAATCTGTGAGCATTTTAGGTGACCCCATCCATTGTGTGTGCTATGAGCATGTGCAGTTCTCTCCTGAGTTTTCCCTTCCCAGTCTTCTTTCCTTACACTGTACAATGGATTCTATCCATGGGCTTTTCCAAATCTGACAAAGTTCCCCAGATTTGCCCACTCCAAAGGTCAACTTTCTGGTTGATGCTAGCCCAAGACCACAAATGCAATATGTTCACATTTTTTCAAGTTGTTGTGAATATAGAATTTGATGTGCCTGGGCAGGGATAATGTGTGCCTTTAATTCTGGcactagagaagcagaggcaggcggacctctg contains:
- the Chst14 gene encoding carbohydrate sulfotransferase 14; its protein translation is MFPRPLTPLAAPKSAETLGRTPRRAPLGRARAGLGGPPLLLPSMLMFAVIVASSGLLLMIERGILSEMKPLPLHPPSHKGAAWSGTDPKPRGLSLYAGDSDLQVREDIRNRTLRAVCGQPGMPRDPWDLPVGQRRTLLRHILVSDRYRFLYCYVPKVACSNWKRVLKVLAGVLNNVDVRLKMDHRSDLVFLADLRPEEIRYRLQHYFKFLFVRDPLERLLSAYRNKFGEIREYQQRYGAEIVRRYRAGAGPSPAGDDVTFPEFLRYLVDEDPEHMNEHWMPVYHLCQPCAVHYDFVGSYERLEADANQVLEWVRAPPHVRFPARQAWYRPASPESLHYHLCNAPRALLQDVLPKYILDFSLFAYPLPNVTKEACHQ